One genomic region from Shewanella aestuarii encodes:
- a CDS encoding DUF1778 domain-containing protein has protein sequence MATKTAPINMRVLPSVRDIIDAAASLKKVDRTVFIQQAALNEAHSILAEQRDFALEAKAFEAFDQELRAEPQPLKGMKDLFKRKAPWE, from the coding sequence ATGGCTACGAAAACAGCGCCAATCAACATGAGAGTATTACCATCGGTAAGAGACATTATCGATGCAGCTGCAAGCTTAAAAAAAGTCGATAGAACCGTGTTCATTCAGCAAGCAGCACTCAATGAAGCGCATAGCATACTGGCCGAGCAGCGGGATTTTGCTCTAGAAGCAAAGGCTTTTGAAGCGTTTGATCAAGAACTTCGTGCAGAACCACAGCCCCTTAAGGGCATGAAAGATCTGTTTAAAAGGAAAGCGCCTTGGGAATAA
- a CDS encoding GNAT family N-acetyltransferase: MGISAPTLLTDEHQIDTFQCGIAELDTWLRKQALKSQKRGTARVYVVNDTDSHQVVGYYAIAMGSVSREHAFSSLRRNSPEPIPMVILARLGVDKAYQGQGIAAGLLKDCIIRSVQAMNAVCGAGILVHAIDNSAQIFYKKFGFKESTFDPLVLMARICDIEKSSSIG; the protein is encoded by the coding sequence TTGGGAATAAGTGCACCAACCCTATTAACTGATGAGCACCAGATTGACACCTTTCAATGTGGCATCGCAGAACTCGATACTTGGTTAAGAAAACAGGCGTTAAAGAGTCAAAAGCGGGGAACCGCGAGAGTGTATGTGGTCAATGACACTGACTCCCATCAAGTGGTTGGGTATTATGCCATTGCCATGGGATCAGTTTCCAGAGAGCATGCATTCAGTTCATTAAGAAGAAATAGCCCTGAACCCATTCCCATGGTGATTCTAGCTAGGCTTGGGGTGGATAAAGCCTATCAAGGTCAAGGCATTGCAGCCGGTCTTTTAAAAGATTGTATCATTCGCTCAGTGCAAGCGATGAACGCTGTCTGTGGAGCAGGAATCTTAGTCCATGCTATTGATAATAGTGCGCAAATATTCTACAAGAAATTTGGCTTCAAAGAATCAACGTTTGATCCTTTAGTACTCATGGCAAGGATCTGCGATATCGAAAAATCATCGTCTATCGGGTGA
- a CDS encoding Fic family protein — protein MAKTGNAKLVDALREAAMIRAGNIVNSRNLKPTSRTLLVREGYLKPIIRGWYLFDADVSVVKTGESALWYQSIWQFIGQYLNESYGDDYWLNPEASIDIHTANNSLPRQLVVFTSQGKTRNILLPNDMSLMVIKTSEKPSEIMELNGVQVLKLEFALAGLAPSIYRSNPLAVQIALGQSDVNTVASSLLITKNVQSANRLVGAYLEIGRKADSRNLTSMIDAVGLGPLKGENPFEIPVVKIGNKRQESAAAVRVKLLWQKLRGDVEAIFNDHVVFDFFQRSLDDLLDSVDKVYVSDAYHSLSIEGYVVTEDLINRVASGKWDINQIESDKQQKDALAARGYYEAFQALRGLIKEAHDEGATNLDLAYLLDVSITQIYTSLFKPCVSAGIIKDQDLAGYRKGPIMIRTSRHMPPQSEHLVDCMAALKDLIVNEPNFAIKAVLGHFFLGYIHPFPDGNGRTSRFLMNFMFLLGGYNWVVVPVTERTTYLDGLEQASIDGNVIPFAKFIHKTMPV, from the coding sequence ATGGCAAAGACTGGTAATGCAAAATTAGTGGATGCACTTAGAGAAGCGGCGATGATAAGAGCTGGAAATATCGTCAATAGTCGGAACCTTAAACCAACGTCGCGAACGCTTTTGGTCAGAGAAGGTTATCTAAAACCAATTATTCGTGGATGGTACCTGTTCGACGCCGACGTCTCAGTGGTGAAAACAGGAGAATCCGCTTTATGGTATCAATCAATTTGGCAGTTTATTGGACAATATTTAAATGAGTCATACGGTGATGACTACTGGCTAAATCCCGAGGCTTCTATAGATATCCACACTGCCAACAATTCTTTGCCAAGACAATTGGTCGTGTTTACTAGTCAAGGAAAGACAAGGAACATTCTTTTACCGAATGATATGAGTTTGATGGTCATTAAAACCTCAGAAAAGCCGAGTGAAATTATGGAACTTAATGGCGTGCAGGTTCTAAAGCTAGAGTTTGCACTCGCAGGTCTGGCACCAAGTATATATCGTTCAAACCCGCTGGCCGTACAAATTGCACTCGGTCAATCTGATGTTAATACTGTGGCAAGTAGTTTGCTTATTACTAAAAATGTTCAATCGGCTAACCGCTTGGTTGGAGCCTACCTAGAAATTGGGCGTAAAGCTGATTCTCGAAATCTGACAAGTATGATTGATGCTGTTGGTTTAGGTCCGCTTAAAGGTGAGAATCCATTTGAAATACCAGTGGTTAAGATTGGTAATAAACGTCAAGAATCAGCGGCAGCAGTACGTGTAAAATTACTTTGGCAAAAGCTCCGTGGCGATGTTGAAGCAATATTTAACGACCATGTTGTTTTTGATTTTTTTCAACGATCACTTGATGATTTACTTGATTCTGTGGATAAGGTATACGTTTCTGATGCTTATCACTCTCTATCAATTGAAGGGTATGTTGTTACGGAAGATCTGATTAATCGTGTCGCGAGCGGAAAGTGGGATATCAATCAAATTGAATCGGACAAACAACAAAAGGACGCACTGGCTGCAAGAGGCTACTATGAAGCGTTTCAAGCGCTACGTGGGTTGATTAAAGAGGCGCATGATGAAGGTGCCACTAATTTGGATCTTGCCTATTTGCTTGATGTCAGCATCACGCAGATATATACATCGTTATTTAAGCCTTGTGTTAGTGCCGGCATCATTAAAGATCAAGATTTAGCTGGCTATCGTAAAGGCCCAATCATGATCAGAACATCAAGGCATATGCCACCACAGAGTGAGCACCTTGTGGACTGCATGGCAGCCTTAAAAGATCTCATTGTGAATGAACCTAATTTTGCAATTAAAGCTGTACTTGGGCATTTCTTTTTGGGTTATATTCATCCCTTCCCGGATGGAAATGGCAGGACGAGTCGATTTTTGATGAATTTTATGTTTCTGCTAGGTGGTTATAATTGGGTAGTAGTACCCGTTACAGAACGCACAACCTACCTTGATGGATTAGAACAAGCATCGATTGATGGTAACGTTATTCCATTTGCTAAGTTCATACATAAAACCATGCCAGTTTAA